From Vigna unguiculata cultivar IT97K-499-35 chromosome 5, ASM411807v1, whole genome shotgun sequence, the proteins below share one genomic window:
- the LOC114185058 gene encoding uncharacterized protein LOC114185058: MESTNSRVNVSNSRQSSKQLLFDRRYGWVIDEWKDPAEEALDGGRGMFCILPLAKALVQKASQSINFAVISVKKASEKPELFSPQMLQSNLDDGVKSFMTFFKNIGSKGFILNKNSESHASNSSSLSHTESNG; the protein is encoded by the exons ATGGAATCTACAAACTCAAGAGTCAATGTTTCAAATTCCAGACAATCTTCTAAGCAGCTTCTGTTTGACCGTCGCTATGGATGGGT AATCGATGAGTGGAAAGACCCAGCAGAGGAAGCACTTGATGGAGGCAGAGGAAT GTTTTGCATACTGCCACTTGCCAAAGCCTTGGTGCAGAAGGCCTCACAATCA ATAAATTTTGCAGTAATCTCGGTCAAAAAAGCTTCAGAAAAGCCAGAACTGTTTTCCCCTCAAATGCTGCAGAGTAATCTAGATGACGGTGTTAAGAGTtttatgacatttttcaaaaacattgGGAGTAAAGGTTTCATCCTCAACAAGAATTCTGAGTCACATGCCTCCAATAGCTCTTCCCTCTCACATACAGAAAGCAATGGATGA
- the LOC114184948 gene encoding probable serine incorporator — translation MWAASCLASCCAACACDACRTVVSGISRRSARIAYCGLFAFSLIVAWILREVAAPLMESLPWINHFSHTPSREWFETDAVLRVSLGNFLFFTILAVLMIGVKTQRDPRDSMHHGGWMMKIICWFILVIFMFFVPNEIISFYETISKFGSGMFLLVQVMLLLDFVHGWNDKWVGFDEQFWYVALFVVSLVCYVATFAFSGVLYHFFTPSGQDCGLNVFFITMTLILAFVFAIVALHPAVNGSVLPASVISLYCTYLCYSALASEPRDYECNGLHKHSKAVSTGTLTLGLLTTVLSVVYSAVRAGSSAAVLSPPNSPRAGKPLLPLDAREEEEEKAKPVSYSYAFFHLIFSLASMYSAMLLTGWSTSVGESGKLVDVGWPSVWVRIITSWATALLYLWSLVAPIMFPEREF, via the exons ATGTGGGCAGCTTCTTGCCTTGCGTCATGCTGCGCGGCGTGCGCATGCGACGCGTGCAGGACCGTCGTTTCGGGAATCAGCCGTCGTTCCGCGCGGATCGCTTATTGCGGCCTCTTCGCCTTCTCCCTCATCGTCGCTTGGATCCTTCGGGAGGTCGCCGCTCCTCTCATGGAATCTCTTCCAT GGATTAATCACTTCAGCCACACTCCTAGCAGAGAATGGTTTGAAACGGATGCAGTTTTGCGGGTTAGCTTGGGGAATTTTCTGTTTTTCACTATTCTAGCGGTTTTGATGATTGGTGTAAAAACCCAGAGGGATCCTCGGGATAGTATGCACCATGGAGGGTGGATGATGAAAATTATCTGCTGGTTCATTCTGGTAATCTTTATGTTTTTCGTTCCAAACGAGATCATCAGCTTCTATG AAACAATATCGAAGTTTGGCTCAGGCATGTTTCTTCTTGTTCAAGTCATGCTCTTGTTAGATTTTGTTCATGGATGGAATGACAAATGGGTTGGATTTGATGAACAATTCTG GTACGTTGCTCTATTTGTTGTTTCACTTGTTTGTTATGTGGCAACATTTGCATTCTCGGGTGTTCTCTATCACTTCTTCACACCATCTGGACAAGACTGTGGCCTCAACGTCTTTTTCATTACCATGACCCTGATTCTCGCATTTGTTTTTGCCATAGTGGCTTTGCATCCTGCA GTTAACGGAAGTGTTTTGCCTGCTTCAGTAATATCATTGTACTGCACTTATCTCTGCTATAGTGCACTGGCTAGTGAGCCAAGAGATTACGAGTGCAATGGTCTTCACAAACACTCCAAAGCTGTTTCCACTGGCACCCTTACATTGGGTTTACTCACAACTGTTCTATCTGTTGTTTATTCTGCTGTGCGTGCTGGATCTTCTGCTGCAGTACTTTCCCCTCCTAACTCCCCTCGAGCTG GGAAGCCTCTGCTTCCACTGGATGCAAGGGAGGAGGAAGAGGAGAAAGCAAAGCCAGTTTCATATTCATATGCCTTCTTCCACTTGATCTTCTCTCTTGCAAGCATGTATTCTGCAATGCTTCTGACAGGTTGGTCAACATCCGTGGGAGAGAGTGGGAAATTAGTTGACGTGGGATGGCCTTCTGTGTGGGTTCGGATCATCACTTCCTGGGCAACTGCTCTGCTGTACTTATGGTCTCTCGTAGCTCCTATCATGTTCCCAGAGAGGGAGTTCTGA
- the LOC114186181 gene encoding transcription factor HY5-like: MSLPTLLDTKENTTFPKLKIKDGGTTPSSSHNSFPPIPTTTHNTPQIEDSDEDVFTVPDVETAPSVDCAGTNPCSSNVNESKLRDPPIHYSGFTGKRRQGRNPVDKEHRRHKRLLRNRVSAQQARERKKVYVNDLESRAVELEEKNTNLEEQISTLINENTMLRKVLMNTRAKVNQNNEA; encoded by the exons ATGTCTCTTCCCACACTCCTAGATACTAAGGAAAACACTACTTTCCCTAAACTCAAGATCAAAGATGGAGGCACAACACCCTCTTCTTCACACAACTCTTTCCCTCCCATACCCACCACTACACATAACACACCCCAAATCG AAGATAGCGATGAAGACGTTTTCACCGTTCCAGATGTAGAAACTGCACCAAGTGTTGATTGTGCAGGAACAAATCCATGTAGCAGTAATGTTAATGAAAGTAAGTTGAGAGATCCACCGATACATTATTCTGGTTTCACCGGAAAACGCCGTCAGGGAAGAAACCCCGTCGACAAAGAGCATAGACGCCACAAACG GTTGTTAAGGAACAGGGTTTCTGCTCAACAGGCTCGTGAAAGGAAAAAGGTTTACGTAAATGACTTGGAATCAAGAGCTGTGGAGTTGGAAGAGAAAAACACCAATTTAGAAGAACAAATTTCAACGTTAATCAATGAAAACACCATGCTGCGAAAG GTTCTCATGAACACCAGGGCCAAAGTTAACCAAAACAATGAAGCGTAG